One segment of Neobacillus endophyticus DNA contains the following:
- the pdhA gene encoding pyruvate dehydrogenase (acetyl-transferring) E1 component subunit alpha: protein MASTIKKTTQDAKKALESVEEQFQTLQILNEEGEVVNEAAMPELTDEQLQELMRRMVYTRILDQRSISLNRQGRLGFYAPTAGQEASQLASQFALEKEDFILPGYRDVPQLIWHGLPLYQAFLFSRGHYHGNQIPEGVNVISPQIIIGAQYVQTAGVALGFKKNGSKAVAITYTGDGGASQGDFYEGINFAGAFKAPAIFIVQNNRFAISTPVEKQSAAKTIAQKAVAAGIPGIQVDGMDPLAVYAAVREARERAINGEGPTLIETLTYRYGPHTMAGDDPTRYRTAELDNEWEKKDPLVRFRKFLEKKGLWNEEMENQVIEQAKEEIKVAIKQADDAPKQKVTDLMSIMFEEMPQNLKEQYEIYKAKESK from the coding sequence ATGGCTTCTACTATTAAAAAGACCACACAAGATGCTAAAAAAGCACTTGAATCAGTGGAGGAGCAATTTCAAACACTTCAAATTTTAAATGAAGAAGGCGAAGTCGTAAACGAAGCGGCTATGCCAGAACTAACCGATGAGCAGCTTCAAGAATTGATGCGCCGCATGGTTTATACACGTATTCTAGATCAAAGATCTATTTCCTTAAATCGTCAGGGACGCTTAGGTTTCTATGCACCAACTGCAGGACAAGAAGCATCACAATTGGCATCTCAATTTGCTCTTGAAAAAGAAGACTTTATCCTTCCAGGGTATCGAGACGTTCCTCAATTAATTTGGCACGGTTTACCATTATATCAAGCATTCTTGTTCTCGCGTGGACACTATCATGGTAATCAAATCCCTGAAGGCGTCAATGTCATTTCACCGCAAATTATTATTGGTGCCCAATACGTACAAACGGCAGGGGTTGCTCTTGGATTTAAGAAAAACGGTTCAAAAGCAGTAGCTATTACTTACACAGGTGACGGCGGTGCTTCACAAGGTGATTTCTATGAAGGAATTAACTTTGCAGGAGCATTTAAAGCGCCAGCCATTTTTATTGTGCAAAACAACCGTTTTGCTATTTCTACTCCAGTTGAAAAACAATCAGCTGCAAAAACAATTGCTCAAAAAGCAGTTGCAGCAGGAATTCCTGGTATTCAAGTAGACGGAATGGATCCATTAGCTGTATATGCAGCTGTACGTGAAGCTCGTGAGCGTGCAATTAATGGCGAAGGACCTACTTTAATTGAAACTTTAACTTACCGTTATGGTCCACACACAATGGCTGGAGATGATCCAACTCGATATCGTACTGCAGAGCTTGATAATGAATGGGAAAAGAAAGATCCTCTTGTACGTTTCCGTAAATTCCTTGAAAAGAAAGGTCTATGGAATGAAGAAATGGAAAATCAAGTGATTGAACAAGCAAAAGAAGAGATTAAAGTGGCAATCAAACAAGCAGACGATGCTCCAAAACAAAAAGTGACTGACTTGATGTCCATTATGTTTGAAGAAATGCCTCAAAACTTAAAAGAACAGTATGAAATTTATAAAGCAAAGGAGTCGAAGTAA
- a CDS encoding alpha-ketoacid dehydrogenase subunit beta — MAQMTMIQAITDALRTELRNDPKTLVFGEDVGVNGGVFRATEGLQKEFSEDRVFDTPLAESGIGGLAIGLSLTGFRPIPEIQFFGFVFEVMDSIAGQMSRMRYRSGGRYNMPITVRSPFGGGVHTPELHSDSLEGLMAQTPGLKVVVPSTPYDAKGLLLSAIRDNDPVIFLEHLKLYRAFRQEVPEEEYTIPLGKADVKREGTDLSIITYGAMVHESLKAAEELAKEGHSVEVVDLRTISPLDIDTIIASVEKTGRAIVVQEAQKQAGVAATVVAEINDRAILSLEAPVLRVTAADTIYPFSQAESVWLPNYKDVIETAKKVLSF; from the coding sequence ATGGCTCAAATGACAATGATCCAAGCTATTACTGATGCGCTGCGTACAGAGCTTCGCAATGATCCTAAAACATTGGTTTTCGGAGAAGACGTTGGTGTAAACGGCGGTGTTTTCCGTGCAACAGAAGGTTTGCAAAAAGAATTTAGTGAAGACCGTGTATTTGATACACCGCTTGCGGAATCTGGAATTGGAGGTTTGGCTATCGGTCTTTCTTTAACTGGCTTCCGTCCAATCCCTGAAATTCAGTTCTTTGGATTTGTTTTTGAAGTAATGGATTCAATTGCAGGCCAAATGTCTCGTATGCGCTATCGTTCAGGCGGCCGTTACAACATGCCAATTACTGTACGTTCACCATTTGGCGGTGGTGTTCATACTCCTGAGCTTCATTCAGATAGTTTAGAGGGATTAATGGCCCAAACACCTGGTTTAAAAGTTGTTGTGCCTTCTACTCCATATGATGCTAAAGGATTATTACTTTCTGCCATTCGTGATAATGATCCAGTTATTTTCCTTGAACATTTAAAATTATATCGTGCATTCAGACAAGAGGTTCCTGAAGAAGAATATACAATTCCACTTGGAAAAGCAGATGTAAAACGTGAAGGAACAGATTTATCTATTATTACTTACGGTGCAATGGTGCATGAATCATTAAAAGCTGCTGAAGAGTTAGCTAAAGAAGGTCACTCTGTAGAAGTTGTTGACTTACGAACGATCAGCCCGCTTGATATTGACACCATTATTGCATCTGTAGAAAAAACTGGACGGGCAATTGTTGTGCAGGAAGCGCAAAAACAAGCAGGTGTTGCTGCTACCGTTGTGGCTGAAATTAATGACCGTGCAATTTTAAGTTTAGAAGCACCTGTATTACGTGTAACTGCGGCGGATACAATTTATCCATTCTCACAAGCAGAATCCGTATGGCTTCCTAACTATAAAGATGTAATTGAAACAGCAAAAAAAGTCTTATCATTCTAA
- a CDS encoding dihydrolipoamide acetyltransferase family protein: MSFQFKMPDIGEGIHEGEIVKWFIKPGDKVQEDDVLCEIQNDKAVVEIPSPVEGTVLEVLIGEGTVATVGQVLVTFDAPGYEDLQFKGDHGDDEPKQEEKQAAPTPAPAPETAPAAAQATAAPQVQADVDPNRRIIAMPSVRKYAREHGVDIRLVSGSGNNGRIMKADIDAFLNGGAQVAAPQAEGIPAAEAPAAEAPKAAAPIPQGEYPETREKMSGIRKAIAKAMVNSKHTAPHVTLMDEVEVTKLVAHRKKFKEVAAQKGIKLTFLPYIVKALTSALREFPVLNTSLDDAANEIIHKHYYNIGIAADTEKGLLVPVVKDADRKSVFTISNEINELATKARDGKLAPNEMKGASCTISNIGSAGGQWFTPVINHPEVAILGVGRIAEKPIVRNGEIVAAPVLALSLSFDHRMIDGATAQNAMNHIKRLLNDPELLLMEA, encoded by the coding sequence GTGTCATTTCAATTTAAAATGCCTGACATCGGTGAGGGGATTCATGAAGGGGAAATTGTCAAATGGTTTATTAAACCAGGCGATAAAGTCCAAGAAGATGATGTCCTTTGTGAAATTCAAAATGATAAAGCAGTAGTCGAGATTCCTTCTCCTGTTGAAGGAACAGTTCTAGAAGTATTGATTGGGGAAGGGACTGTCGCAACAGTTGGGCAAGTTCTTGTGACTTTCGATGCCCCAGGTTATGAAGATTTACAATTTAAGGGTGATCATGGAGATGATGAGCCTAAACAAGAGGAAAAGCAAGCAGCTCCAACTCCTGCACCAGCACCTGAAACTGCTCCGGCAGCAGCACAAGCAACAGCTGCTCCACAAGTACAGGCTGATGTAGATCCTAACAGACGCATTATTGCTATGCCATCTGTTCGTAAATATGCACGTGAGCATGGTGTCGATATCCGCCTTGTATCCGGTTCTGGAAATAACGGCCGCATCATGAAGGCTGATATTGATGCATTCTTAAATGGTGGAGCTCAAGTAGCAGCACCACAAGCAGAAGGTATTCCAGCTGCTGAAGCACCTGCAGCAGAAGCACCAAAAGCTGCTGCTCCAATTCCACAGGGAGAATATCCTGAAACTCGTGAAAAAATGAGCGGAATTCGCAAAGCGATTGCTAAAGCAATGGTTAATTCGAAACATACTGCTCCACATGTTACATTAATGGATGAAGTGGAAGTAACTAAACTTGTGGCACACCGCAAGAAATTTAAAGAAGTTGCTGCTCAAAAAGGCATCAAACTTACTTTCTTACCTTATATCGTAAAAGCATTAACAAGTGCATTAAGAGAATTCCCTGTCCTTAATACATCACTTGATGATGCAGCGAATGAAATTATTCATAAGCATTATTATAATATCGGAATTGCTGCAGATACTGAAAAAGGACTATTAGTCCCAGTTGTAAAAGATGCAGACCGCAAGTCAGTATTCACTATTTCAAATGAGATTAATGAGCTTGCTACTAAAGCACGTGATGGCAAATTAGCTCCTAATGAAATGAAGGGTGCTTCATGCACGATTTCTAACATTGGTTCAGCAGGTGGACAATGGTTTACACCAGTTATTAACCATCCTGAAGTTGCTATTTTAGGTGTTGGCCGTATTGCTGAAAAGCCAATTGTTCGTAACGGTGAAATTGTAGCTGCACCTGTATTGGCATTATCTTTAAGCTTTGACCACCGCATGATTGATGGTGCGACTGCTCAAAATGCAATGAATCATATTAAACGTTTATTAAACGATCCAGAACTATTGTTAATGGAGGCGTAA
- the lpdA gene encoding dihydrolipoyl dehydrogenase, which translates to MVVGDFPIETDTIVIGSGPGGYVAAIRAAQLGQKVTIVEREYIGGVCLNVGCIPSKALIAAGHRYETAAHSESFGITAENVKVDFSKVQDFKAGIVKKLTGGVEGLLKGNKVNIVRGEAYFVDANTLRVMDENSAQTYTFKNAIIATGSRPIELPSFKYSKRVLNSTGALALNEIPEKIVVIGGGVIGIELGGAYANFGSQVTILEGAEEILGLGVFDKQMAALVKRSMKKKGAEFYTKALAKGVEETENGVVVTFETKGEEKKIEADYVFVMVGRRPNTDEMGLEQAGVKMTDRGLIEIDKQCRTSVSNIYAIGDVVAGPQLAHKASYEAKIAAEAISGHPSEIDYLGIPAVVFSDPELASVGYTEEQAKAEGIEVVAAKFPFAANGRALSLDSGDGFLRLITRKEDGLVIGAQIAGASASDMIAELGLAIEAGMTAEDLAMTIHAHPTLGEITMEAAEVALGSPIHILK; encoded by the coding sequence ATGGTAGTTGGAGATTTCCCAATTGAAACAGATACTATAGTCATCGGCTCAGGCCCTGGAGGATATGTTGCCGCGATTCGTGCTGCTCAACTTGGCCAAAAAGTAACGATTGTTGAAAGAGAATATATCGGCGGTGTTTGTTTAAACGTAGGTTGTATTCCTTCAAAAGCCTTGATTGCTGCAGGCCATCGTTATGAAACAGCAGCTCATTCCGAATCATTTGGTATTACTGCTGAAAATGTGAAGGTTGATTTTTCAAAAGTACAAGATTTCAAAGCAGGAATCGTGAAGAAGTTAACTGGCGGTGTTGAAGGCCTTTTAAAAGGAAACAAGGTGAACATCGTTCGCGGTGAGGCATATTTCGTTGACGCCAATACACTTCGCGTAATGGATGAAAATTCAGCACAAACATATACCTTTAAAAATGCCATTATTGCAACGGGATCTCGTCCGATTGAACTGCCGTCCTTTAAATATTCAAAACGCGTACTAAATTCAACTGGTGCATTGGCATTGAATGAAATACCTGAAAAAATTGTCGTTATTGGCGGCGGTGTAATAGGTATAGAACTTGGTGGAGCATATGCGAATTTTGGCAGCCAAGTAACTATTCTTGAAGGCGCAGAAGAAATCTTAGGCCTTGGGGTATTTGATAAACAAATGGCAGCCCTTGTTAAACGTTCAATGAAGAAAAAAGGGGCAGAATTCTATACAAAAGCATTGGCTAAAGGTGTAGAAGAAACCGAAAATGGTGTAGTCGTTACATTTGAAACAAAAGGCGAAGAAAAGAAAATCGAAGCTGATTACGTATTTGTCATGGTAGGGCGCCGTCCTAACACCGACGAAATGGGCCTTGAACAAGCTGGTGTGAAAATGACGGACCGTGGCCTTATTGAAATCGATAAGCAATGCCGGACAAGTGTTTCTAATATTTATGCAATTGGTGATGTGGTAGCTGGACCTCAATTAGCACATAAGGCATCTTATGAAGCAAAAATTGCTGCTGAAGCAATTTCTGGCCATCCATCTGAAATTGACTATTTAGGAATTCCTGCTGTTGTTTTCTCTGATCCAGAGTTGGCATCAGTTGGTTATACGGAAGAACAGGCAAAAGCTGAAGGTATTGAAGTTGTTGCAGCTAAGTTCCCATTTGCTGCTAACGGCCGTGCTTTATCTTTGGACAGCGGAGATGGCTTCTTAAGGTTAATTACCCGTAAAGAAGATGGTCTCGTTATTGGTGCTCAAATCGCAGGAGCAAGTGCCTCTGATATGATTGCAGAATTAGGTCTTGCTATTGAGGCTGGTATGACAGCAGAAGATTTGGCCATGACCATTCATGCTCATCCTACGCTAGGTGAAATCACAATGGAAGCTGCGGAAGTAGCACTGGGCAGCCCAATCCACATTTTAAAATAA
- a CDS encoding DUF1885 family protein: MAVNAYIKLVPSSAKQTITTEEVKELFYYYKDITGKTGDQINWQYNDTAFPYEINETAEGKGKWFYLKSNHERYKLILIGVDTETIIDEDSTEREQAYVQVTLPEPSTFGDKGKANEFCKFLAKKLQGELHLFNDRVMYFNPRK, translated from the coding sequence ATGGCGGTTAATGCATATATTAAGCTTGTACCTTCATCTGCAAAACAAACCATCACTACGGAAGAAGTAAAAGAACTTTTTTACTATTATAAAGACATAACAGGAAAGACTGGCGATCAAATAAATTGGCAGTATAATGATACCGCATTTCCTTATGAAATAAATGAAACTGCCGAAGGAAAGGGCAAGTGGTTTTATTTAAAGTCAAACCATGAACGTTATAAACTTATTTTAATCGGAGTAGATACCGAAACAATCATCGATGAAGACAGTACTGAAAGAGAACAAGCTTACGTTCAAGTTACACTGCCAGAACCATCAACCTTTGGTGACAAAGGAAAAGCAAATGAATTTTGCAAATTCCTTGCCAAGAAGCTTCAAGGAGAGTTACACCTTTTTAATGACCGAGTCATGTACTTCAACCCAAGAAAATAA
- a CDS encoding DUF3055 domain-containing protein yields the protein MELFYKLYDEHENVKVRFVGFTTDHTRYDFGIVYTNMFFGKPLVVCMQTGRSTLLDPKDIEDIEHLQNVFRIPDKHQAADLVEFFRETLPAIPYIAEYE from the coding sequence ATGGAGCTATTTTACAAATTATATGATGAGCATGAAAATGTAAAAGTAAGATTTGTGGGTTTTACAACTGATCATACCCGCTATGACTTTGGTATTGTCTATACCAATATGTTTTTTGGAAAACCTCTTGTTGTCTGCATGCAAACTGGCCGTTCAACACTCCTCGACCCGAAGGACATAGAAGATATCGAACACCTTCAAAATGTATTCCGCATCCCTGATAAACACCAAGCAGCTGATTTAGTAGAATTCTTTCGCGAAACACTTCCAGCAATCCCTTATATCGCTGAGTATGAATAA
- a CDS encoding GapA-binding peptide SR1P, with protein MGTIVCQSCNSTIDHFEDEKVTVLYSKCDCCCDQHSESEI; from the coding sequence ATGGGAACAATCGTTTGCCAAAGCTGCAACTCCACCATTGATCATTTTGAAGATGAAAAGGTGACTGTTCTTTATTCCAAGTGCGATTGCTGCTGTGATCAGCATTCAGAATCAGAAATATAA
- a CDS encoding aminotransferase class I/II-fold pyridoxal phosphate-dependent enzyme, with amino-acid sequence MSQDQTQTPLFSGLLKHAKKNPIQFHIPGHKKGAGIDPDFRQFIGDNALSIDLINIGPLDDLHHPKGMIKEAQDLAAKAFGADHTFFSVQGTSGAIMAMVMAVCGPGEKIIVPRNVHKSVMSAIVFSGAIPVFIHPEIDKKLGISHGITTESVEKALKQHPDAKGVLVINPTYFGISADLKKIVEIAHSFHVPVLVDEAHGVHIHFHEDLPLSAMQAGADMAATSVHKLGGSMTQSSILNVKEGLVSAKHVQAILSMLTTTSTSYLLLASLDTARKQLATKGKELIDKTIRLAQSIRNRINEIDHLYCPGEDIIGTKAAYDYDPTKLIISVKDLGITGYEVEKWLRDHHNIEVELSDLYNILCIVTIGDTENEADLLINALKQLSDEYSHRSEKIEPVEVLLSEIPVLALTPRDAFYSETETIPLEESVGRIIAEFVMVYPPGIPIFIPGEIITKENLYYIKKNLEAGLPVQGPEDDELKTIHVIKEYKAIQ; translated from the coding sequence TTGTCTCAAGATCAGACACAAACACCGTTATTTAGCGGTTTATTAAAGCATGCAAAAAAAAACCCGATTCAATTTCATATACCCGGCCATAAAAAAGGAGCGGGAATTGATCCGGACTTCCGTCAATTTATTGGCGACAACGCTCTTTCTATCGATTTAATTAATATCGGACCACTAGATGACCTTCATCATCCAAAAGGTATGATAAAGGAAGCACAGGACCTTGCTGCAAAAGCTTTTGGTGCTGATCATACATTCTTTTCAGTTCAAGGAACAAGCGGAGCCATAATGGCAATGGTCATGGCCGTTTGTGGACCGGGAGAGAAAATCATTGTCCCAAGAAATGTTCATAAATCAGTTATGTCTGCCATTGTTTTTTCTGGGGCTATTCCAGTGTTTATACATCCTGAAATTGATAAAAAACTTGGCATTTCTCATGGAATCACGACGGAATCTGTAGAAAAAGCTTTAAAACAGCATCCAGATGCGAAGGGTGTTTTGGTCATTAATCCAACATACTTCGGCATATCCGCAGATTTAAAAAAAATAGTTGAAATTGCCCATTCCTTCCATGTACCCGTACTTGTTGACGAAGCACATGGCGTTCACATTCATTTCCATGAAGACTTGCCGTTATCTGCCATGCAGGCTGGTGCCGATATGGCAGCTACAAGTGTTCATAAGCTTGGCGGTTCCATGACCCAAAGCTCCATTCTAAACGTAAAAGAAGGACTCGTTTCTGCTAAACATGTTCAAGCAATTCTTAGTATGCTCACTACTACGTCAACATCTTATTTATTGCTTGCATCTCTTGATACGGCACGAAAACAATTAGCTACAAAGGGAAAAGAACTCATTGATAAAACCATTCGGCTTGCCCAGTCGATCCGAAATCGTATAAATGAAATTGACCATTTATATTGTCCTGGAGAAGATATAATCGGCACCAAAGCAGCCTATGATTATGATCCAACGAAACTGATTATTTCTGTGAAAGACTTAGGAATAACAGGATATGAAGTGGAAAAATGGCTCAGGGATCATCACAATATAGAGGTGGAATTATCCGATCTATATAACATTCTTTGCATCGTTACAATTGGAGATACTGAGAATGAGGCAGATTTGCTAATCAATGCTCTTAAACAGCTTTCTGATGAATATAGTCATCGCTCTGAGAAAATTGAACCTGTTGAAGTTCTCCTATCAGAAATTCCCGTTCTAGCGTTAACGCCTCGAGATGCATTTTATTCTGAAACAGAGACTATTCCTTTAGAAGAATCGGTTGGAAGGATTATCGCGGAGTTTGTCATGGTCTATCCACCGGGAATTCCAATTTTTATTCCTGGTGAAATAATTACGAAAGAAAATCTGTATTACATTAAGAAAAACCTTGAAGCCGGGCTTCCTGTTCAAGGACCTGAAGATGATGAATTAAAAACGATACATGTAATTAAAGAATATAAAGCGATCCAATAA
- a CDS encoding NAD(P)H-dependent flavin oxidoreductase, producing MNWRTRVTDLLNIEYPIIQGGLAYLAYSELAAAVSNAGGLGQITAMSLKSPELLRDEIRKVRKLTNKPFGVNFAIGQNNRPFADFLQIAIEEGVPVISMTGGNPAPIFEQLKGTLAKKLVLVAARRQAIKAEELGADAVMVVGQEGGGHLGRDDIGTMVLIPQVVDSVSIPVIASGGIGDGRGLMAGLSLGAEGIEMGTRFIATKECVHANEVYKKALVIGNEADTVVIKRSLGAPARAISNSWTEKILEIEKRQGGYEQLKDFISGAANQRYIYEGVFDEGFAWAGQVMGLIKDVPSVSELFARMIMEAEQIRAKWAK from the coding sequence TTGAATTGGCGAACAAGAGTAACAGACCTATTAAATATAGAGTACCCCATCATTCAGGGGGGGTTAGCTTATTTAGCTTATTCAGAGTTGGCAGCAGCTGTATCGAATGCGGGAGGACTGGGCCAAATAACAGCTATGTCTTTAAAAAGTCCTGAATTACTTAGAGACGAGATTAGAAAGGTTAGAAAACTAACCAATAAGCCTTTTGGTGTCAATTTTGCCATTGGACAAAATAATCGACCATTTGCTGATTTTTTACAAATAGCTATTGAAGAAGGGGTACCCGTTATTTCAATGACTGGTGGCAACCCCGCACCCATTTTTGAACAGCTTAAAGGTACTCTAGCAAAAAAACTTGTACTAGTGGCTGCAAGAAGACAGGCTATCAAAGCAGAAGAGCTTGGAGCTGATGCTGTAATGGTTGTGGGACAGGAAGGAGGAGGACACCTCGGAAGGGATGATATTGGTACAATGGTGTTAATTCCCCAGGTTGTGGATTCTGTTTCAATACCTGTAATCGCATCAGGAGGCATAGGCGATGGCAGAGGTTTGATGGCAGGACTAAGTCTAGGAGCTGAAGGTATTGAAATGGGGACTAGATTTATTGCCACAAAAGAATGTGTTCATGCAAATGAAGTTTATAAAAAGGCTTTAGTAATAGGTAATGAAGCGGATACTGTTGTGATTAAACGCTCGCTAGGTGCACCTGCAAGAGCGATCTCCAATAGTTGGACTGAAAAAATACTGGAGATTGAAAAAAGACAAGGAGGGTATGAGCAGTTAAAGGATTTTATTAGCGGTGCTGCTAATCAACGATACATATATGAAGGGGTTTTTGATGAAGGGTTTGCCTGGGCTGGGCAAGTAATGGGGCTCATTAAAGACGTGCCTTCAGTATCGGAATTGTTCGCACGAATGATAATGGAGGCAGAACAAATTCGTGCAAAATGGGCAAAATAA
- a CDS encoding UPF0223 family protein, producing the protein MEYQYPIDYNWSTEEIVDVVKFFEAVEKAYETGIDRDEIMKIYRRFKEIVPSMAEEKTVCGEFEEVSGYSSYRTIKKAKEASEGARIKMD; encoded by the coding sequence ATGGAATACCAATACCCAATTGATTACAATTGGTCAACGGAAGAAATAGTAGATGTAGTAAAATTTTTTGAAGCGGTGGAAAAAGCTTATGAAACAGGTATCGACCGCGATGAGATTATGAAGATTTATCGGCGCTTTAAAGAAATTGTACCGAGTATGGCCGAGGAAAAGACGGTTTGTGGGGAATTTGAAGAAGTCAGCGGGTATTCTTCTTATCGTACAATTAAAAAAGCCAAAGAAGCCTCAGAAGGGGCACGGATAAAAATGGATTAA